TGTCGGTGTCGCCGTCGCTGTTCGGGCCGCGATCCGGTGCCGCGCCAGTGGAGTTAGATTCAGACATTGGAGTAGTAGGGATACGTCAGGAGAGGAGGTGGTTCGGCTGCGCTATGGCAGCCGGGCGATGTCAGCTTCCCACTCGACAGAGCCTTCCGCGAACGAACTCATGTCCCACGACGGAGCCACGCTCGCGGGGTAGACCTCGCGAAAGACATACGAGCCGTTGGGGTTGTTGAACTGGATCTCGGCGTCCTCTTCGAGCGGGTGGCCATTGGTATCGACGAGTGCCGTCTCGGCCTCCGACGAAACACCCTCCCACTCGTAGGTGCCGGTCGTGTGAACGGAGGTCCAGCCCGTGTACTGTTCGGGCCGGTTACTCCAGTCCGTCGAAGAGAGACTGATTTCGATCGTTGCTTCGACGTTCGTCACGTCGATGTCTTGGTTGCCGATGGTGAGCGTCCCTTCCTTCGAGCGGACGGTCTTCTGGTTACGTGCCATAGGTGTAGATGAATCTCAGAGTGTCGGTCGTCAGTCAGTCAGAATCGCCACTTACGAGGTTGCGCCGCCCTGAATCGCCTGCGAACCGCGGGCGATGCTCAGATCGATCTGGGCGTCCTTCACGATGCCCGTCGGCGCGACCCGCACGGACAGTCCCACCGTGTCGACGCCGATCTTCGAGGCTTCGACGAAGTACGCACCGTCCTCGCCCGTCCGAGAGGCCTGTGCGTTCGGATCGCCCGAACTCTGCGTGCCGGCCTCCGTGTTCTGATCCTCGTTGCTCGCCCGCTGGAGGAGGCCGCGACTCTGCATCCGCGAGATTTCGGTGACGTATGCCTCGCGGATCATCTTGAGCGTCCGCTCGGGCTCGGAGATGACGCGATTCTCGCCCACCTTCCCCGCGGCGTGGCCGTAGGAGATGAGCTGGTCGACGATCCGGCGGCGGTAGTAGTCCCGCGTCCACGTCGGCAGCGAGTCGGGGTCGTTCGCCGTCCCGCTGTCGTACTGGTACGTCGAGTCGTTCCCATCGAGATAGATGGTGTCGTTGGACTGCGCGACGGGCATGACACCCTGGTCGCGGAGCGGGTTGTCCTCGTTGAACAGGAGGCCGTGTTCCGGCCCCTCGGCGTAGCCGTGGATGGGTTCCTCGCGCCCGAGGATCGGGTCGGTCATGTCGTTGCCGGCCATCTTCCCACCGATGCCCCCGAGGATCGTCCAGCCGTTCGGCCGGATGACAGGCCCGGCGACGAACAGGGCGTCCGAGTCGAAGTTGTGCGAGTAGGTCCCGACATCGATCTCGGGGTCGCCACCACTGGTTGTGGTGTTGGGTTCCGCGCCAAGGAGGCCATTCAGGAGTCGCCAGTGCGGCCGGAGTTCCTCGATCTTCGCGTCGAGCAGCTCGCCCACCGTCGTCGAGCAACTCTCGACTTGGTAGAGTGCTGCCTCGTCCTCTTGGACGATTGGGTCGGCAGCAGCCAAGGCGGTTTGCCAGTCGAGATACGCGTAGTCCACCTCGTAATCGTCGGACGTGGTGGCCTCGAACTCACCCGTGTAAGGGTTGATAACGACCTCGGCGTTCGACGAACTCGTGACGGGAGTAGAGCTATACCCGAAGTCCACGTCGACGGTCGCACTCTGCGTGACGTTCGTCGCCGTGATCTGACTCGGGTCGTTGATCGGTGCGACGGGGAAGTTCGTGAGTTGGCCCGACCCGCCGGCGATAGACTCGGCCGTGACGGCGATCTCCTCGCACATCACGCCGTACAGAGAGTCCCGATCCGCGCCGTTGCGTGAGGCTTTGCGCATCGCCTCTTCGAGGCGCGTCCCCTCGCCGAACTGCGTCTCGGCGTTGACGGCATTGCTGAGTTTCGTCGGGTCGTTGACGCTCGCCGCGCCATTTGCGGGGTCGCCGCGCCCGAAGATGACGTGCGTAATCGCTTCGCCACTGCCGGCCCCGGCGTAGGGATACGAGCTAACGCTGAGGCTCGTGCCGGGGGTCGTTCCGTACTGTCGTGCTGACATGAGTGTCGTGAGTGTGTGAATCCCGGTCTGAGTGCCGGGTGTGGTAGTCGCTAGGCGATGCTCGCTGCTGTCAGAAAGCCGGAGAAAAGCCTCAGAAGGAGTCAGTCGTCAGTGAATCGCGCGAGCGTGAGCGTGGCCTCGTACATCCCATCGTAATCCTCCTCATCAGACGCCTCGAATCGGAAGCCGTCCTCGAAGAACGCGAACTCGTGATCTTCGAGCGTCTGTTGGAGGTTTGCTTCGGCCGCGTCGAGGTCGGTGTTCATGTACCGCTCGGCATTTTCCTGCCACCCACCGACGAGCGTCGCCTCGAACTTGCCGCCCTGCCACTCGCTTCCGTGGCCGGTGAACTCGACTCTCGTGAACCCGTGGTCCGCTTCGTTGAGGATGTTGATGAGGTCGCGGAACGCTTCGTGCGGTTCGATTGCTGTAGAAGGCATAGTAGATCAGATCAGTTGGTCGTGTAGTGATCGCGGGCGTCGAACTCGACTTCGTTGCCATCGCCCGTCGCGTCGAAGTCGCCGTACTGCGGGGAGATGACCTCAGAGACATACTCCTGCGGCCCAAAGACCTCGGTCGAGTCGAGCGTCTTATTGTAGTCGACTTCGATCGTCGTGAGCCACTGCCGGATGCCCGGCGAGGTATCGAGGTCGTCACGCGCCGCCTCGGGATCGATCCGCACTTCGTTGATCTCGACGAGAGGGTTGCCCTCGGCATCCATGAAATCCGTACCGCGAATCTCCGCGTCGTAGCGATAGAGTTCGTCCTCCATTGCCTCGCCGAGCGTGGTCGCATCGTGCGTCCCTGGCCCGGCGTCCGTCCGAACCTCGATTTGGACATCCATCGAGATTGGTACTCTGTAGAACGTGCCTATCCTGCCACCGGAGTCGTCGGTGATCGGCGTCTCCTCGGGCGTCTGGCTCCGGCGATTGCGATCGGTGGCCTGGATCGTGGCGTTGGGGAGGCCCTGTGCCGAGTCGTTGTTGTCACCGTCGAGTTCCTTGACGACGTATTCGATGTCGTCATCCACGCCGTTGGCACTCCGGAGTGCGCGGGCGATGGCGTGCAGGATGGTGTCGGCGTTGACCATTAGGAGAAGACCTGCTCGTAGACCCGATCGAGTTCGGCGTTGATGTTTTCTTCCAGCTCACTCCGAACGTCATTAAACGAAGGGCGGACAAACGGGGAGGGCTCCACTCCAGGGTGCATCACTTTGTCCGTGACCACCGTCTGGCCGTCTTCACCCTCGAAGACGAGCGGGTCGCCCTCAATGGGGTACTTCTCGCCCTCGGGGCCGTGGAGTCCCGACCCGTACTCTTGGGGCGGGCCGTGTTCGAGATCGGTCCCCCAGCCCCACGACATGAGGCCGCGGCGATAGGCTTCGATGTCGCGGGCGAGTTCGCCAGTGTCCTGTGGGGCGTAGTAGGCCGCCTGTGCGCTGCCGTGGCGGGCGGTGGTAGCCACCCCTTCGTCCACCGCTTCGGGCGTCTTGGCGGCCGCCTCGGACGCCTCCTCGGCGAACTCTCGAAGATCGTCCGCGAACTCCTCGAAGCCAGAGAATGAGGTCACTGTCAGTAGCTCTCGAAGCCGAAGGCGACTGCATACGACTCGGGATCGGCGTCCTCGCCTTTGTCGACATCCAGAATCATCTGGATAGTGTCCTCGTACCGGGATCGGTACTCCTTGGCGACGGCGAGGCGGCGCTGGCCGTCGTCGGCCGCGTCACCCTCACGCCGCGATCCGGGCGAAGCCGCGGGGAGTTTGAGGTCGTAGGTTGCGTACTCCCGCACGGCCTTCGCGTGGATACCCTCGGGCGTCTGGATCTTCTCGCCGCTATTGACATCCCATTCGAGTTGGTCCTCTGCCGACTCGATTGAATCGAGGACGATTTCCGGTTGGTCGGCGAATCGGGAGGGATCGGTTAACGGTAGTTCCTCCGGGCTCACGCCATACTTCGGCGAGTAGCTACTGCTCGACACGAGCAGTCACCCCTCCGCGCCGCCAGTCACGAGGTCGTTCGCTTCGACGATCAGTCCCGTGGCCTTCTCGGCCGTGATGCCGCCGATTTCAGCGAGGGCGTCGTTGTCCGACGCACGGATGTCCTCGAACGTTCGGTAGCCTCGCTCGTTGAGGTCATCCGCTCGCTCCGAGCCGATGCCATCGAGTCGCGTGAGGTCGTCGGGCTCGGCGGGTTCGGGCTCGTCGTCGGCCTCGTCCTCGATCTGGTGGAGTTCGACACCCTTGCGATCGCGGAGGTGGTCCGCCGACGTGACAGGGATGACGAGTTCGTCGCCCGGCCCGTAGCGTTCGCCGTCGTGTTCGATCGGCGGTGAGTCGGACTCGATCAGATAGCGTGGCATGGGCTTAGACCTCGCCGTCGGCCAGTTGCTCGTGAATCTTCTCGGCGTTCGCTTCCGAGACGTTCTGGACGCCGGCCAGCTCGTCGACACTCGCGTCACGCAGGTCATCGAACGTCCGGTAGCCCGACTCGTGCAGGCGATCGGCCGTCGCCGGGCCGATGCCCTTCAACGCGGTGAAGTCGTCGGGATCGGCGGCGTCCGCGCCGTGGCTGTCGTCCTCGCTGACGGCCTCGGTGGTCTCGTCGGTGGCGGACGAGGTGCCGGCGGAGTCAGCGGTGGTGTCCGCGCTCTCGTCCGACTCAACAGGAACGAGAACGTCGCCGAGGAGTTCGCGTTCGGTTTCGGTCGGCGTGAACGGCTCGCCGGGTTCGACCGGCTCACCATCGCGGTAGTGGTTCGTGGCCCCTTCGGGGAGAGTGAACCGATCGTCAGCCATTGGCTTACGGTGCCGTCGCGTAGACGATTCCGCTCTGACCCTGCATCGTCACCTTCGGCATCGGGCTGAGTGCGGCGTGGGCCTTGAACTCGTCCGTGTAGGCGTGGTCGCCCCACTGCGTGTTCTGGGGGTTCTGGGCGACGCCCAGTTCGAAGACGTCCTGGGTCGGCCGGAGCATCAGCATCCCGTCGCTGGGGAAGAAGTCGAGTTCCTCGATCTCGTTGATGTTCGAGAGTTCCTCGACCCGGTCGCGGACGAGCATGTTCCCGTTGCCGCTCGGGTCCGGTTCGTCAAGGAGGTCGTAGTAGTCCTCGCCGAGGAAGACGTCATAGCCGACATCGCCGGCCTTGACGTTGTTGTCGTTCTTGAGGATCGCTCGGAGGTTCTTGAACGACTTGCGGATCTGCGCGAGATCGGTATCCCACGCCGCGTCGAAGGTGGTCGTGTTGACGCGCTCGGCGTCGGTGAGCGACGAGACGCCGAAGCTGGTGCCGCGCCAGTCGACGCTGATGTGGTCGGCCGGGCTGGTTCCGCCAGGGTTGCCGGAGATGATCTGCTCGGCCGTCTCGGCGATGATGCGGCCACCGGCACCAGCTTTCTCTTCGTCGACGTCAACCTGCGACCCCATCGGCGCGTCCGGCGAGGGACGCTCGCGGAAGCCGGTCTTGTAGTCGACCTGGATGAGCGGCATTGCGGCCGCGTCCTTGCCGAACTCCAGTGAGAGGTTGCTCGACTCCGTGTTGAAGTCCATGTCGACGGTCGAGCGGCCCGCGTCGTCGCGGATGTTCCACGAGATGAGCTGGCTGCGGATGTCGAACTCGCGGGTGAGGTTCTTCCGCCGGCAGTACGACCACAGCTTCGTCATCTGGCGGAACGGGCCGTACATGGCGTTGTCCATGTCGGCGAAGGCGTCCTCGGGGAGGGCACCCTCCTGAATCGCGTTCTGCCGGGCGTTGTTCCGCCCCGCCCGCGCGTCGGCGATCTGAGCCGCCGCGTGCCGGGGGATGTCGATGTCGCCGTTCCGAACGACGCCGCCGGAGATGCTACCGTCGCTCGTGCTGTTCATTTCGCCGTTGACCATTGCTCCAGACATTAGTGAGTCACCTCCATGTGGACGAGCTGCGCATCGCTCGCCCCGGTCGTATCGATACCGTAGGACTTGTTCACCGGCTCATCGCCGGGGACCTGGAATACCGCAGTGTCGCTGCCGTCGCCAGTCATCGCCCGCACGGTGCCGTCACCCGCGGACGTGAGGTCGTCGGTGAGCGAGACGTTGTTGCCGGTGGCGAGGAGGCCGCGCACCGCGCCGCCAGTCACCTCGGCGTACTCGATCGTCTCGCCTTCGGGGAACGCATCGCCGTGCTGGTAGCCACGGCCAGGGAGGTCGAGTGCGATGAGGATGCGGCCGGGTCGCGAACCGTCGACCGAGAGCGGCTGGACGCCGTTCGCCGTCTCTTCGACGAGGTGGCCCGCTCGGACAGTGCCCACCGTCTCGGCCTCGTGCTGGGCCTTGAGGTGGTGTGCGTTGACGACGACGCGCTGGGGGTCGTTCTGGGTTTCGTAGCCGTTCTGAGTCATTAGTCGTCAGCCTCCGTGTTGCCGCCCGAATCGCCCCACGGGTCGCCCGCAACGGGCGTGTCAGGCGCGTTTTCGGTGTCGAGTTCCGCGTTCTGCCGAACCGGACCCTGCGTCTGGATCGGCCCCATGTCGGCAGACGAATCGCCCTGGGCGTTCTCTCGCTCGTCCACGACCATCTCGCGGATCGACAGGAGAGTGGGCTTGTTCGCCTCAACGAGGTCGCCCTCGCCGAACTGTTCGGAGTTGGCGCGAATCTCCTCGCGGATGTCGTCGCACTCCTTGCTGTTCTCGCGCCGTTCGATCTGCTCGTCGACGAAGTCGGCGAGTTCTTCCTTGCTCTCGAAGGTCACAGTTGCATCCTCATTATCGGGTTCCTCGGACGTGCCGCGGCTCTCCTCGGCGTCAGCCTCGTTGCCCTCGGTGTCGTCAATCGAGGGTTCGCCCGGGGAGTCGGTGGTGTCAGCCTCGGTCGTGTCGCCTTCGGTGGTCTCGCCGCCGGCGTCGGCCTCGGCGTTGAATCGCTCGTAGGTCAGGCCGAGGCAGTCCTCACCGCGGAGTTTCTCCGCGTTCTTGCGGTCGAACTCCGTCTCGTTGGCGAGGTAGTCGATCATGTCGTCGTCGCTCGGGAGGGTGTCGGTCATGGTATCAGAAGTGGTGTCCGTGGTGTCCGCAGTGTCGGTATCCGCCGACTCGTCAGAGGATTGTTCGTCGGGGGCGTCCCGCGACTCGCAAGCGTTCTGCCGGTCGTCGTCGCCGTCGTCGTCGAACTCCTCGTCCAACAGGCGTTGGGCTTCTTCGCGCGCCGACTCGCGGACGGCTTCGGGGAGCGTCTCTCGTGCGCCATCAGATCCAAGCACGTCGCGGAGTTCTGATTCGTGGAGGACGCCGTCCGGGGAGACTACGTTGAAAACGAGGAGGTTGGACTCGGTGCCAGCATCAGCATTGCCGAGAAGCGTGTGGCTGGTGATCCACTCTCGGGCTTCATCCGACAAGCCGGGCGAAAGTGCTGAATGGACGTCCGCAGGGACGTCCTCGTCAGACTCCTCGGCGTAGGCATCGATGTAGTCATCGAGCATCCAGTGGGTGCTGACGAACTCGCCGTCATCGATGTCGTCCTCCGCGAGTGTCGAGTCGTACTCCGGCGTGCGCGCTTCGGATCGCGCATTCACTCGTGTCTCAACACCAACGCCGATTGCCGAACCGAGGGTTTCGAGCGCGCCTGCAATGCGGCCCTTGTCCCGCTCGATAGTCTGCTGATCGCTCATAGTTAGACTGTCGCCCGTACCGATAGGCGTGCCGCGGGCGGCCTCGGTCCACTCCTCGGGTTGGGCGTTTGCGCGTCCGGCCGCACACCCAGCGTCCACCGAACACCGCGCCTTACCGTTCATCACGAGCGCGAGGTGGTCGAGAGTCAGAGACTTCTGGACGGCGTCGTAATCCTGCCCGTTGTACCGCCCTCCGGACGCATCTATTTCGCCGATACTGTACCCGAGTGAGACGGGCCACTCACCACCGTCTTCGAGCGTGTCGAACGCCTCGGTGTACTGCTCGCCGTGCGAGTCGCGCTGGTCGGTCGGCAGCCACAGCTCACCGAGCGCCTTGTTGCCCTCGCTGTTCGTCCGGAGGTCGCGATACTCGCCGACAGTGGTCGGCCCCGAGTCGGGCGTGGCTGGTGACGGCGGTGTTGCCGGGGCGGCCGTCGGGTGATCCAGCGAAATCGGGAGTGAGTTCGTCCGCCCCACCGCCTCGTCGAGTTCGTCGCC
The genomic region above belongs to Halococcus saccharolyticus DSM 5350 and contains:
- a CDS encoding helix-hairpin-helix domain-containing protein, producing MPRYLIESDSPPIEHDGERYGPGDELVIPVTSADHLRDRKGVELHQIEDEADDEPEPAEPDDLTRLDGIGSERADDLNERGYRTFEDIRASDNDALAEIGGITAEKATGLIVEANDLVTGGAEG
- a CDS encoding helix-hairpin-helix domain-containing protein, whose product is MADDRFTLPEGATNHYRDGEPVEPGEPFTPTETERELLGDVLVPVESDESADTTADSAGTSSATDETTEAVSEDDSHGADAADPDDFTALKGIGPATADRLHESGYRTFDDLRDASVDELAGVQNVSEANAEKIHEQLADGEV
- a CDS encoding major capsid protein, translated to MSGAMVNGEMNSTSDGSISGGVVRNGDIDIPRHAAAQIADARAGRNNARQNAIQEGALPEDAFADMDNAMYGPFRQMTKLWSYCRRKNLTREFDIRSQLISWNIRDDAGRSTVDMDFNTESSNLSLEFGKDAAAMPLIQVDYKTGFRERPSPDAPMGSQVDVDEEKAGAGGRIIAETAEQIISGNPGGTSPADHISVDWRGTSFGVSSLTDAERVNTTTFDAAWDTDLAQIRKSFKNLRAILKNDNNVKAGDVGYDVFLGEDYYDLLDEPDPSGNGNMLVRDRVEELSNINEIEELDFFPSDGMLMLRPTQDVFELGVAQNPQNTQWGDHAYTDEFKAHAALSPMPKVTMQGQSGIVYATAP
- a CDS encoding DUF2213 domain-containing protein, whose translation is MTLRLNSAGNPVTGEPRHETEDGTDYLVVPVASSQEQVLSYPDDPNAYDREFLPGDELDEAVGRTNSLPISLDHPTAAPATPPSPATPDSGPTTVGEYRDLRTNSEGNKALGELWLPTDQRDSHGEQYTEAFDTLEDGGEWPVSLGYSIGEIDASGGRYNGQDYDAVQKSLTLDHLALVMNGKARCSVDAGCAAGRANAQPEEWTEAARGTPIGTGDSLTMSDQQTIERDKGRIAGALETLGSAIGVGVETRVNARSEARTPEYDSTLAEDDIDDGEFVSTHWMLDDYIDAYAEESDEDVPADVHSALSPGLSDEAREWITSHTLLGNADAGTESNLLVFNVVSPDGVLHESELRDVLGSDGARETLPEAVRESAREEAQRLLDEEFDDDGDDDRQNACESRDAPDEQSSDESADTDTADTTDTTSDTMTDTLPSDDDMIDYLANETEFDRKNAEKLRGEDCLGLTYERFNAEADAGGETTEGDTTEADTTDSPGEPSIDDTEGNEADAEESRGTSEEPDNEDATVTFESKEELADFVDEQIERRENSKECDDIREEIRANSEQFGEGDLVEANKPTLLSIREMVVDERENAQGDSSADMGPIQTQGPVRQNAELDTENAPDTPVAGDPWGDSGGNTEADD